One Pseudorhodoplanes sinuspersici DNA segment encodes these proteins:
- a CDS encoding BMP family protein, with protein sequence MVKITPKAISRWMKLLGTAALAGAVFAGPAFAQEKAAFLFPGSINDQSWNAQGYAGAEKLKSLGWQIGYTENVQAADMVEALRDYARQDYKVVVGHTGRFLSAAQRVGPDFPKTLFIVGSGSAGAGDNVTSIDYDNAQFGYLMGVLAARMSKTGKIASVNSLEGLPNVVAQVGGFRKGAKSVNPNIEVKVVYIKGMEDAAEAKEAALSLIAGGADFIFGKLNAGQAGLIQAAKEKGVYVSGRSFGHTAIAPDNVLTNIVEKWSDMYSAAAEANKKDKVGGKYMLFGFNTPGSTGADLRVSAEKAYNAKVPDTVIAEIEALKKQFASGELKVSVTRDDARGGT encoded by the coding sequence ATGGTCAAGATCACACCAAAAGCGATATCGCGCTGGATGAAGCTGCTTGGAACGGCGGCACTGGCTGGTGCCGTATTCGCTGGTCCCGCTTTCGCCCAGGAAAAAGCCGCGTTCCTCTTCCCCGGCAGCATCAATGACCAAAGCTGGAACGCGCAGGGCTATGCCGGCGCCGAGAAGCTCAAGTCCCTCGGCTGGCAGATCGGCTACACCGAGAACGTGCAGGCTGCCGACATGGTGGAGGCTTTGCGCGACTATGCGCGGCAGGATTACAAGGTCGTCGTCGGCCATACAGGCCGTTTCCTCTCGGCGGCACAACGTGTCGGACCGGATTTTCCAAAGACACTGTTCATCGTCGGTTCGGGTTCGGCCGGCGCCGGCGACAACGTCACCTCCATCGACTACGACAATGCACAGTTCGGCTATCTCATGGGTGTGCTCGCCGCCCGCATGAGCAAGACCGGCAAGATTGCGTCGGTGAACAGCCTTGAAGGCTTGCCGAATGTCGTTGCGCAGGTTGGCGGCTTCCGCAAGGGCGCCAAAAGCGTGAACCCCAACATCGAGGTGAAGGTCGTCTACATCAAAGGGATGGAAGACGCCGCTGAAGCCAAGGAAGCTGCGCTGTCGCTGATCGCGGGCGGTGCCGACTTCATCTTCGGCAAGCTCAATGCCGGGCAGGCCGGCCTGATCCAGGCGGCAAAGGAAAAGGGCGTCTATGTGAGCGGCCGCTCTTTCGGTCACACTGCGATTGCGCCTGACAACGTGCTGACCAACATCGTCGAGAAATGGTCCGACATGTATTCCGCCGCGGCCGAAGCCAACAAGAAAGACAAGGTCGGCGGCAAATACATGCTTTTTGGCTTCAACACGCCGGGCTCGACCGGCGCGGACCTGCGCGTCAGCGCGGAGAAGGCCTATAATGCCAAAGTCCCGGACACCGTGATCGCCGAGATCGAAGCCCTGAAAAAGCAATTCGCTTCGGGTGAGCTGAAGGTCTCGGTCACGCGCGATGATGCACGTGGCGGCACCTGA